From the genome of Euwallacea similis isolate ESF13 chromosome 26, ESF131.1, whole genome shotgun sequence:
tttaattttaacaagaaTTAATATACTTTGCCCCTAtagcaattaatttaaataaagtttcccTTTTGATATTTGGCGAACCACTCGCATAAATATGCGAGCTGAAAGTAACACTTCTCAGGTTTTTAGTAAAAACACCTGGATTCGAAAATGTTCACTTTTATTTCACCTTCATGTGTTCAATAATATAGATATACATACGATTACTACAAACGACAGTTTTACGgaataatacaataataatttaggcCATCGGCTTTGTTCATCAACGAACGAAAACCTCCGGCTCAGACTTACCCGTACAGTAcgttatttgtttaatttaattaatttttaatgtaatatttgaaataaaacatgtCTTAATAGCTCTACAGTACATTCACGGCCGATCTAATCGGGGTTCGAAGAATGAAAATGGTCTGACGCTTTTTGGTTTCGGATAGGAAAGAGAAGCGCCAGTCAGTAGGCATAAATAAATCGATAAAGCTTGCTTTGTACCTAAAACTTATCGATACTTTcgcttttaaatcaaatagaTAACTAGTGCATTATTTGTTATGGGATATCAATTTTGTCCTTTAACACTTCAAAAATCAGCTAGCTACAATTATAATTTCACATATGCGCAAAGTACATTCAGTATAATATATAAGTAGGTATTATTGCAAGGCTCCCGACACAGGCACCACATTtagattaaaaagaaatttaagacCTCACAAAATACAGTCTTATcacagaacaaaaaaaaagtataaaaaacaAGCTATACTCTACAACAAATTATCCTACAAAGTTTACAAAGAATTTTTGTGAACAGTCTTATGAAGCCCCAGCGTACTGTATTACGCTATACCTCACTGGCGACAAATCCATAGTTGTGTCTTCCAGCGATTTCTGGATCATTCTCGATCGTTTTCTTGGAGGTAGGCTCAGCTCAGGGTCGGGGGAGGCCGGTGGCGTAACCGAAGGTGTAGGTGACACTGGATTAGAGTTGGGCGGAGTCATTGCCCGTTCTTCTTCAGAGTAACTCATTTCATCCATTGCTAGGGCGGCCTCTACCCTCTTCCGAATTTCGTCTCCGTGAGTTAGAGGAACAATAGGTGCGGAGTTCGTACTGAAGTACGGGGAGTGTCTTAAAGGCTGGCTCGCGGGAGACTTCATAAAACTCAAGAATATGTCTTGGTTCGACGCTGCGTAAAATTCCGCGTTTTCCCTGGCAGTTGCTGCGGCGGCCAGAAGTTCAACTCCGGCAGAGGTTGCTGGATAAGCCGTTTGAAGGTACGGTGACGGAGAGGAATACAAATAGTACAAATCCTCAGAGTCGGGGGATCTTTGTCGTGATGGACCCAATTCATCTTCCATCGAACTCTTGGAGTTCTCTTTGTCACTTACTCCAGACTCACTGGACGGATTGGAAGACGGCGGCGTGGGCGGTTGAGGAGGATGCTGGACCGCCACCGATACGCTTTCTGAGTGGCTCTTAATGTGTGCTTCCATGTTCTTTTTGGAGGTAAAGGTGTCGTTGCAAATGGTGCATTTGTACACCTTCTCCCCGTAATGCGCCACTTGGTGCAATTTCAGCACGTGATTATAACCAAAAGACTTTCCACAAATTTCACATGAGTAAGGCTTCTCACCTGTGTGTGTTCTGGAATGAACTTTAAGCTGCTTGCTACATGTAAAACCCTTTTGGCACACTGTGCAAACGTAGGGCTTCTCTCCAGTATGTGTGCGCATGTGTATCACCAGTTGTCCAGACTGGATAAAGGTCTTTGAGCACACCGTGCACTTATGGGGACGCTCTCCAGTGTGTATGCGCATATGCCGGTGCAATTTCCCTGAATGTTCGAATGCCCTGGAACAGACTTCGCATTTGTACGGCCGCTCTTTGGTATGGATGCGTCTGTGCACACTCAAGTTCTCTTTCACACTGAAACTTTTGTCGCAAAACTCGCATCTAAAGGGCTTTTCTCCGGTATGAGTGCGGTAATGGCGAGTTAAACGAGCAGGAACAGCAAAAGTCTTCGAGCAGATGTTACAACGGTATGGATCTGGACTTTCATCTTTGAGGTGGACTTGGCGCTGGTGCGCCTGCAGGGCCGATTTGGAGGAAAACATCTTGCGACAAGTGGTACACTGTTCAACTTCCTGATGTGGCTTTTGCTTTTGGTCTTGGGACGGGAAAGCTGGCAGGGGCAAATCGGGGCTACACACCAGCTTTTTGACCGACAAATCGTCGCTAGAGGAGGGGTGCAGGG
Proteins encoded in this window:
- the LOC136417138 gene encoding Krueppel homolog 1-like isoform X2 — translated: MPEMVGFYSQTSLPVPSALHPSSSDDLSVKKLVCSPDLPLPAFPSQDQKQKPHQEVEQCTTCRKMFSSKSALQAHQRQVHLKDESPDPYRCNICSKTFAVPARLTRHYRTHTGEKPFRCEFCDKSFSVKENLSVHRRIHTKERPYKCEVCSRAFEHSGKLHRHMRIHTGERPHKCTVCSKTFIQSGQLVIHMRTHTGEKPYVCTVCQKGFTCSKQLKVHSRTHTGEKPYSCEICGKSFGYNHVLKLHQVAHYGEKVYKCTICNDTFTSKKNMEAHIKSHSESVSVAVQHPPQPPTPPSSNPSSESGVSDKENSKSSMEDELGPSRQRSPDSEDLYYLYSSPSPYLQTAYPATSAGVELLAAAATARENAEFYAASNQDIFLSFMKSPASQPLRHSPYFSTNSAPIVPLTHGDEIRKRVEAALAMDEMSYSEEERAMTPPNSNPVSPTPSVTPPASPDPELSLPPRKRSRMIQKSLEDTTMDLSPVRYSVIQYAGAS
- the LOC136417138 gene encoding Krueppel homolog 1-like isoform X1; the protein is MDQVEEEKVLSQKIIRDLFVRCATTKNENKKEERWPMPEMVGFYSQTSLPVPSALHPSSSDDLSVKKLVCSPDLPLPAFPSQDQKQKPHQEVEQCTTCRKMFSSKSALQAHQRQVHLKDESPDPYRCNICSKTFAVPARLTRHYRTHTGEKPFRCEFCDKSFSVKENLSVHRRIHTKERPYKCEVCSRAFEHSGKLHRHMRIHTGERPHKCTVCSKTFIQSGQLVIHMRTHTGEKPYVCTVCQKGFTCSKQLKVHSRTHTGEKPYSCEICGKSFGYNHVLKLHQVAHYGEKVYKCTICNDTFTSKKNMEAHIKSHSESVSVAVQHPPQPPTPPSSNPSSESGVSDKENSKSSMEDELGPSRQRSPDSEDLYYLYSSPSPYLQTAYPATSAGVELLAAAATARENAEFYAASNQDIFLSFMKSPASQPLRHSPYFSTNSAPIVPLTHGDEIRKRVEAALAMDEMSYSEEERAMTPPNSNPVSPTPSVTPPASPDPELSLPPRKRSRMIQKSLEDTTMDLSPVRYSVIQYAGAS